The genome window CCGAGAAGGTAAATCAGCTCAAGAACAGCGGTTTGGAAACGATTAAGATATTGAATAAGACTACCGCTCAAAATAAAGAAGCGGCCGGACAGGTCTATGAGGTGATTGAAAGAACCAACGAATCAACCAAGAAGATTGAAGCGGCTTCGGATATGATTAGCTCGATTGCCGATCAGACCAATCTGTTGGCCTTAAATGCGGCCATTGAAGCGGCTCGGGCCGGAGAGGCCGGTAAGGGCTTTTCGGTGGTAGCTGACGAAATCCGAAAATTAGCCGAGGATTCAACCCGCTTTACCAAGGAGATTAAAGAGATTATTGCTGATTTGGCGAAAAAGGCTGAATTTGCGGTTGGAGCGATGAACGGGGTTGGTAAGATTGTAGCAGAACAGGAGCGGAGCGTAGACGACACCAATCGGCAGTTTGAAGGTATCGCCGAGGCAATTGAAAGCATCAAGGCGATTATTGTTCAGATTAACGAGATGCAGAAAAACATTGAAAACAAGAAAGAAACGGTTATGGATATGTTGGAAAATCTGTCGTCTATTTCTGAAGAAAACGCGGCCAGCACCGAGGAAACGGCAGCTTCGATTGAGCAACAGACCACTCTGATCAGCGAGGTATCCAATGCCAGTGCCCAATTGGCAGGAATTGCCGAAGATTTAACTAATTTAACACATCGTTTTCAGTTAGATTAAGCGAATCGGAACACGGAATCACCATGAATGCAAGATTTTCGATTGTATCAATATAGATATTTAACCATAGATATTTGCTTGCTTGAACTAGAAAAAAGTATTTGCAAATTGTTTTAAAATGTGATATACTTGCTTGGTTCTTTGTGGGAGACTCCAACTCTCATAAAAATTGAAAAGGAAAGAGGTGAAAAAAAGTGAAAAAGGGAATTCATCCGGATTATCATCCAGTTGTATTTATGGATTCTACCTCCGGTTTTAAGTTTTTAAGTGCGTCGACCAGAACTTCAAGCGAAAAGGTGGAATGGGAAGATGGGAACAGCTACCCGCTGATTCGCATGGAAGTGACGTCCGACTCGCATCCGTTCTATACCGGTCAGCAGAAGGCAACCGCTGCCAGAGGCCGTATCGAACAATTTAATCGTAAGTACGGAATCAAAGCCGAATAATTTCAAGTCTCTGGAATTAGAAGTATGGCCGCTAAAAAGATTACTATTTAGCGGCTTTTATTTGTTAATCAAAAATTATCAAGATTGTTAGCTTATGTTGCCTATATGAAAGTTCACTTTCAATATAGGCAAATACAGCTAATCATCAATCAGAAGATTATCAATCAAAAAATCAACAATTAAAAATTATCAATCTAAAAACTTACGGTTTGGGTAAGTATAAGCAACGGCTTGCCTGAACCACGATACACATTGAAATTTTATACTAGAACCATAACATAAGGAGAAACACGTGAGCAGAATTCAACGACAAAATGAGAAGTTGCAGGGTTTAAAGAGCGTTCGGCTGAAAATGATTCTTTTGACGGGGGGAATCATGGTTTTACTGACAGCGGCGCTGGTGGGCTACGGATCTTTGAAAGTAGCAGGAAATATTGAAGAAGAAACAAAGGATAAGTTGCTGACCACAGCCAATAGCTTATCGGATACGATTTATGAAAAGATAAACGGTGAACTTAAATATTTATCCAGTCTTGGCCGGAGAGAGTCAGTTAATATAGAAAAAACAAGTAAAGATGAGATTATGGCGGCTTTAGCCATAGAAGCGAAAAATACGGATTATTTAGAGTTCGATACTTTTAATAAAAACGGGATTGCTCTTTCCGACGGGCGGGACGTTACTGCCCGGGCATATTTCCAGCAGGGAATGAAGGGACAGGCAACCATTTCCGATTTGATCATTAATATGAAAGACGGCAACAAGATTTTTGTTGTTTCCGCTCCGATTATGAACGGAAATACCCCGGTCGGTGTAATTTCCGGTGTTCGGCAGGCGAGCTTTGTATCTGATTTTGCCAAAAACTTTACTTATGGAAAAACCGGATATGCCTATATTTTGAATGATAAGGGTCAAATTTTGGGGCATGCCGATCAAAATATAGTTAACCAAAATAAAACGTTAAAGGAACTGGCAGAGAGCGACAGCAACTTTGCGCCGATGCTTAAAGTGTTTGAGCAGGGGATGCAGTCTTTGCGCGGGCCGGAGTCCGGCGTTGTGAAATATCAGTGGAAAGGCGAGAAAATAGCGGCGTATTCCCGGATTGAGGGTACAACTTGGGCGGTAGTGGTTCAAGTTGGAGAGGCCGAAATTTTGGGACCGACTCGTTCGGTGATGTTGTCTCTGGTTCTGATCAGTGTTTTATTTTTGGTTTTAGGTTTGACAGCCGTTTATTTTGCAGTAGGTACACTGACAGTTCCGATTACCAATATCAGCCGTTTAGTAGAAAAGTTTGCTGCGTTTGACTTGACTTTGGAAGAAGACCGGCCGACTAAAAAATATGTGTATCGGGCAGATGAGATCGGGATTATATCCAGAGCCATGGCGAAAATGAATAGCAATATGAAGGAGTTGATTGCGGCCATCAGCAGCAATGCCGAAAGTTTGTCGTCTTCGTCGCAGGAATTAACGGCAGCGGCCAGCCAGACAGCCAATTCAGCCGAGGATGTTGCCAGAACGATTGAAGAAATTGCTAACGGCGTTTCCCTCCAGGCCGATGATATGCAAAAGGGCGG of Lachnospiraceae bacterium oral taxon 500 contains these proteins:
- the rpmE2 gene encoding type B 50S ribosomal protein L31 (RpmE2; there appears to be two types of ribosomal proteins L31 in bacterial genomes; some contain a CxxC motif while others do not; Bacillus subtilis has both types; the proteins in this cluster do not have the CXXC motif; RpmE is found in exponentially growing Bacilli while YtiA was found after exponential growth; expression of ytiA is controlled by a zinc-specific transcriptional repressor; RpmE contains one zinc ion and a CxxC motif is responsible for this binding; forms an RNP particle along with proteins L5, L18, and L25 and 5S rRNA; found crosslinked to L2 and L25 and EF-G; may be near the peptidyltransferase site of the 50S ribosome), yielding MKKGIHPDYHPVVFMDSTSGFKFLSASTRTSSEKVEWEDGNSYPLIRMEVTSDSHPFYTGQQKATAARGRIEQFNRKYGIKAE